The DNA region GCTGCGTTACTGGCCGCGACCACGACCATTTTGTTACCGGCGGGTATGACCTACTTGGCGGGAAACCGCCGCGTGGGACACTATGCTCGACACGTAACCCGGGTGACCCCCGCAGCGCCTCGCCGGTCAACGCTGACCTCGCGCCGAGCCGGCGGCTCTTTCGCACGCTCAACGGCTCTGGAGTCACCATGTCTACAGTGGCAATCTCTGATCCGGTCTTCGAACTGCACCGGGGCGGCAAGATGGCGATCACGCCGACCGTCGCACTGACCGACCGCGAAGATCTCTCCCTGGCGTACACCCCGGGTGTCGCCCGGGTCTGCGAGGCCATCGCCGCCGACCCGACGCTCGTCGACGACTACACCTGGGTGTCGCACACCGTCGCGGTGGTCACCGACGGCACCGCCGTGCTCGGCCTCGGCGACATCGGCCCGCGCGCCGCGATGCCCGTGATGGAGGGCAAGGCGGTGCTGTTCAAGCAGTTCGGCGACGTCGACGCCGTGCCGATCTGCCTGGACACCCGCGACATCGACACCATCGTCGCCACCGTCACCGCACTGGCACCCTCCTTCGGCGGGATCAACCTGGAGGACATCAGCGCGCCCCGCTGTTTCGAGATCGAACGCCGCCTCGACGAGGCGCTGCCGATCCCGGTCTTCCACGACGACCAGCACGGCACCGCGATCGTGGTGCTCGCTGCCCTGCGCAACGCCGCCACGTTGCTCGGCCGCCGACTCGGTGACCTGCGGGTGGTGGTCAGCGGGGCCGGCGCGGCCGGCGTCGCGGTGACGAAGATGCTGATCGCCGGGGGTGTCGACCCGGCGAAGACGGTGGTCTGCGACTCGCGGGGCATCATCCACAACGACCGGGCCGACCTCAACGGGGCCAAGGCCGAACTCGCCGCACTCACCGCCGCCTGCGCCGGTGGCATCGCCGACGCGCTGGTCGGCGCCGACGTGCTGATCGGCCTCTCCGGGGGCCAGATCGAGGAGTCGGCCGTCGCCGGTATGGCACCCGGCGGCATCATCTTCGCGCTGGCCAACCCGACGCCGGAGGTGCATCCGGAGATCGCCCACCGGTACGCCGCCCTGGTGGCCACCGGCCGCAGCGACTTCCCGAACCAGATCAACAACGTGCTCGCCTTCCCCGGGGTGTTCCGGGGCGCGTTGGAGGTTGGCGCCACCCGGATCACCGAGGGCATGAAGGTCGCCGCGGCCGACGCCATCGCGGCCGTGGTCGCCGACCTGCTGCAGCCGGAGGCGTTCGTGCCGTCCGCGCTGGACCCCCGGGTCGCACCGGCGGTCGCCGCGGCGGTGGCCGCCGCCGCCCGCCGCGACGGTGTCGCCCGCCGCTGACACGGCACAGCGGGCCGCCAGGGCCCGGCCGGCACGACACGCCGACCGGGCCCGGCCGAGCTTCGCGCCCGGTCAGCCGCCGAGCAGTCGACCGACCGTGCGCAGCAGGTCGGCGTAGAACGTGCCGCCGAGCTCCCGGAACACGCCGAACGGCTGGCCGGGATCGCCGAAGAAGGGCCGCAGCGTCCAGGCGAGCTGGGTGCCGACGAACCCGAAGAGCAGGATCCAGATGTAGAGCAGGCTCATGCTGGCCGGCCGCTGGCCGGCCGGACCGGGCGGTCGACCGTAGTGCGCCGGCGGGCCGACGTACAGCGGGGGGCGGTCCGGCATGCCGTTCACCGCCGGCACCGCTGGCGCTGCTACCACCTGCGTCGGCGCGGTCGCCGGCGTGGACCCAGCCGGTACGGCCACCGCCTGCGGCACGGCCTGCGCAGGTACGGCCGCTGGCGGTGCCGCCGCCCGTGCCGGTGCCGGTGCCGCCGCCGGTGCCAGCCGCTGCTGATGGTCGTTGAGCGCCTGCATGCCGGAGACCAGGAACCGTAACCCGACGACGGCACAGAGCAGCAGAATGGCAACGTTGAGCAGCTTGTAGAACTCGTAGCTCTGGGCGGTCACCAGGAAGAAGAGACTGACCGGTGCGAACGCCAGGGTCAGCGCGGCGGTCACGGTGATCGACACCAGGATCAGCGCGACCGCCTGGAGCATCGACAGCCGGGCACCGAAGACCAGGTTGAACAGGTACAGGGTGGGCAGGCAGATGGCCAGCGTCACCAGAAAGAGCAACGGCAGCTTGACCAGTGAGGAGAGGATCTGCTGCCAGCCGTACGAGGCACCGAGCACGGCTCCGTAGAGCGCCAGGCTCAACGCGGAGCTGACGACCATCTGGCGGACCAGCGGCCGCAGCTCCTGCTCGTCGACGATCTGCTGCCAGACGCCGTCCCGATCGCGCAGGATGCGCTCGATCACGAGCTGCTTCGTCGCAGCGGCGGGCTCGCCGCCGGGGTGAGTGGTCGACACGGCTGCACCGTACCGGCTGGCGCGGCAGTGCACCGCCCCGTACGGGTTCCCACACCGATGTGGACACGCCTAGTCTGTCGGCATGAACCGCCCTGACCTGCGTGCCTCGGACGCGGACCGCGAGCGGGTCGTGCGCAGCCTGGAGCGGCACACCTCGGCCGGCCGGCTGAGCCTCGACGAGCACGCCGACCGGGTGGAGCGGACCATGCACGCCCGGACGCACGGCGAACTGGCCGCCGTCCTGGCGGACCTTCCGGCCGAGCCGGACGGATCAGAGGCGGAGCCGGCCGGATCCGGGCAGACCGGGTCGGAACCGCACCAGTTGCTGGTGGCGTTCCTGG from Solwaraspora sp. WMMD791 includes:
- a CDS encoding NADP-dependent malic enzyme, with translation MSTVAISDPVFELHRGGKMAITPTVALTDREDLSLAYTPGVARVCEAIAADPTLVDDYTWVSHTVAVVTDGTAVLGLGDIGPRAAMPVMEGKAVLFKQFGDVDAVPICLDTRDIDTIVATVTALAPSFGGINLEDISAPRCFEIERRLDEALPIPVFHDDQHGTAIVVLAALRNAATLLGRRLGDLRVVVSGAGAAGVAVTKMLIAGGVDPAKTVVCDSRGIIHNDRADLNGAKAELAALTAACAGGIADALVGADVLIGLSGGQIEESAVAGMAPGGIIFALANPTPEVHPEIAHRYAALVATGRSDFPNQINNVLAFPGVFRGALEVGATRITEGMKVAAADAIAAVVADLLQPEAFVPSALDPRVAPAVAAAVAAAARRDGVARR
- a CDS encoding DUF1707 domain-containing protein — its product is MNRPDLRASDADRERVVRSLERHTSAGRLSLDEHADRVERTMHARTHGELAAVLADLPAEPDGSEAEPAGSGQTGSEPHQLLVAFLVAGLALVVLTALLGLR